The segment CCTTCACGCCGTTCGACCAGATCGACAAGGCGCCGGAGGAGCGTCAGCGCGGTATCACCATCTCGATCGCGCACGTCGAGTACCAGACCGAGGCGCGTCACTACGCCCACGTCGACTGCCCGGGTCACGCGGACTACATCAAGAACATGATCACCGGTGCGGCCCAGATGGACGGTGCGATCCTCGTCGTCGCCGCCACCGACGGCCCGATGCCGCAGACCAAGGAGCACGTCCTCCTGGCCCGCCAGGTCGGCGTCCCCTACATCGTCGTCGCCCTGAACAAGGCCGACATGGTGGACGACGAGGAGATCCTGGAGCTCGTCGAGCTCGAGGTCCGCGAGCTCCTCTCCGAGTACGAGTTCCCGGGCGACGACCTGCCGGTCGTCCGCGTCTCGGCGCTGAAGGCGCTCGAGGGCGACAAGGAGTGGGGCGAGAAGCTCCTCGGCCTCATGCACGCCGTCGACGAGGCCATCCCGACCCCGGCCCGCCTCACCGACCAGCCGTTCCTGATGCCGATCGAGGACGTCTTCACGATCACCGGTCGTGGCACCGTCGTCACCGGCCGCATCGAGCGCGGCATCCTCAAGGTCAACGAGACCGTCGACATCATCGGCATCAAGACCACCAAGACCACCACCACGGTCACCGGTATCGAGATGTTCCGCAAGCTGCTCGACGAGGGCCAGGCCGGTGAGAACGTCGGCCTGCTGCTCCGCGGCATCAAGCGCGAGGACGTCGAGCGCGGCCAGGTCATCATCAAGCCGGGTTCGGTCACCCCGCACACCGACTTCGAGGCCCAGGCCTACATCCTGTCGAAGGACGAGGGTGGCCGTCACACCCCCTTCTTCAACAACTACCGCCCGCAGTTCTACTTCCGTACCACGGACGTGACCGGCGTCGTGACCCTCCCCGAGGGCACCGAGATGGTCATGCCGGGCGACAACACCGCCATGACCGTCGCGCTGATCCAGCCCGTCGCCATGGAGGAGGGCCTGAAGTTCGCCATCCGTGAGGGTGGCCGCACCGTCGGCGCCGGCCAGGTCACCAAGATCGTCAAGTAATTGCCGATCTGACCCCTGGTCATCCAGGAGGGCCCGGCCCCGTCCCGCGAGGGAGGGGGCCGGGCCCTCCGGCGTTCCAGCCCCCGTCGCGCTGCGGGTGGGGGCGAGCGGCACGTGCGGAACGCGAGAGGCGCGGCACCGTGGGAACGGTGACGCGCCTCTCGCGCGTCCGGGCCCGGGGCCCGGTTTTGTCGGTCAGGCCCGGACCGAGGGGTGGTCCGAGTGGCCGGCCCGGACGCCCTCCGCGTCCTCGCCCTGCGGACCGGCCGCCGCGGCGGCGGCCGCGCGGCGCTCCTGCCGGCGGGCCAGCGGGCGCGGCGTCCAGTTCTTCAGCCTCATCGCGGGCGATTCGACCAGGTACCAGGAGATCGCGGCCAGCACCACCGTCCCGGCCAGCGCGCAGGCGAGGAAGCCGATCTTGCCGTACTTCACGAAGCCGAGCATGGCCAGTGCCTGCTCCACGGTGAAGCCGTAGATGTAGATGCCGTACGAGAAGTCCCGGTTGCGGCCGATCCGCTGGAACGGGCTCGGCAGCCGGATCGCGAGCCAGAACAGCAGGTAGGCGAAGGCCGGGTAGCCGATCACGAACAGGCCGCCGTAGCGCATGGTGACGGCCAGGGCGACCAGCGAGAGCAGGGCCAGCCCGTCGTGCACCGGGACCTTCTCCCGGTAGAGCTGGACGGTCGCGCCCAGCAGGAAGACGAAGCCCAGGTGGATCAGGAAGTGCGTCGACATCGGGCCCAGCAGCGGCACGTTGACCGAGGTGCTCATGTCGCCGGGGATGCCGTGGCGCATGCTCGGCGCGTCCAGCCAGTCGTTGACGATCAGCACCCAGAGCGCGAGCGCGGCCAGCGGCACGAAGCGGCGGGCCTTGAGCAGCACGCCGCCGGCCGCGAGCATGCCGACCATCACGTAGCAGAGCAGCTCGTACTTGAGCGACCACAGCGCGCCGTTCACGCTCTGGTCGTGGTTGGTGCCCCGGTGGACGCCGTCGGCGATGACGCCGGAGACGTCCCAGCCGCTGGTCAGCGAGGTGTTCCAGGTGCCCTTCAGGTAGTGCCAGGGTCCGGCCGGGTGGTTCCAGAAGCCGTCCATGGTGCCGTGCAGGTACTGGTACAGCAGCGGCATGATCACCAGGGTGGAGATCAGCAGCGACCCCCACAGCCCGGGCATGATGCGCAGCACCCGGTGCCAGCTGTAGCGGCCGATGCCGGTCCGCCGGCCACTGCCGGTGATCATGAAGCCGGAGAGCACGAAGAAGCCGACCACCGCCATCTTCCCGATGTCGGTCTGCTCGCCGCTGTGCTTCCACAGCGGGTCGAGGTGCCCGTAGCCCAGCGGGTACAGGTGCGAGACCACCACGGAGGTAGCCAGCGCCAGTCGCAGCAGGCCGAAACTGTTGGCGCGGCCGGAGAAAAGCTCCGCCAGGGTGCCGCGGGAGCGGAGCAGTCCGTTGGATCTCATGTGTTCCTCGGTGGAATCGGGAGGCAGGGGGCTATCGGGTGGCGGTGCGGGCCCGCCACAGGTCGGCGACGCCGTCGGCCAGGGTCCGGGTGGGGGCCCAGCCGAGCTGCTCGCGGGCCAGCGAGACGTCCATCTGCTGCCACTCCGTCTCCGGGCCGGTGCCGTCGGGTGCGGGCACCTCGGTGATCTCGACGGGCACCCCGCTGGCCTCGATCAGCAGCTCCACCAGGACCCGGGCGGCGGTGGCCCGGCCGGTGCCGACGTTGATCACCGGAACGGTGGTGCGGGCGCCGATCGCGGCCAGCACCGCGTCCACGGTGTCGGCCAGGTCGACGAAGTCGCGCTGCGCGGTCAGCGGCTGCAGCGACAGCTGCGCGGTGCGCCCGGCCAGCCGGGCCTCGTCCAGCTTCGCGGCCATCACGCCGAGCAGGCTGTGCCCGGGCTGGCCGGCGCCGACCACGTTGCCCAGCCGCAGCGTCACGGCGTCGATCCGGCCGTCCGCGACCGCCCGGGTGATCGTCTCGGTGGCGGCCAGCTTCAGCTTGCCGTACTCCATCACCGGCGCCGGCGCGTCGTCCTCGCGCCGGCTGGTGCCGATCGGGGCCATGCCGTACTCGTGCACGGTGCCCAGGTGCACCAGCCGGGCCGGGCGGGACATCGCGGCGACCGCCTCGACCAGCCGGTCGACCAGCACCACGTTGGCCTCGTGCATCTGCTCGTCGTTCAGGCCCCACATGCCGCCGGCCGCGTTGACCACGGCGTCGACGCCCTCCCGGTCCAGCAGCGCGGCCAGCTCGGCGGGGGCGGTGGCGGACAGGTCCACGGAGGCGAAGCGCCCGGCCGGCGGGTCGGCGGGCACCGTCCGGGCCAGGGTGAGCACCTGGTGGCCGCGCTCGGCCAGCCGGGCGCACAGCACCCGGCCGATGAACCCGGTGCCGCCGAGGACGGCCACCCGGGCGGGAGCGGAGGGGGGAACGGACATGGCGCGCAACTCTCCTAGGGGACGGGGGACTTCAGCGGCCGCGGCCGGAGCCGGCCGCGGCGTTCTTCAGCAGCGACTTCGCGCCCTTCCACTGCTTGGCCCTGAGTGCCCCGGGCACCAGGGTCAGCGCGTGGATGCGGGCCGAGATGTGCAGTCGGGACGCCTTCGCGGCGCGGTGCCAGCCCTGCGCGTCCAGCCGGTCGGCGGCGTCCAGGAAGTAGCGGTGCGCCTCGGCGAAGCGGTGCCCGGAGAACGCCGAGGTGGCGGAGACCGACAGGTGCCGGCGGTACTGGAAGCTGCGCACGTCGTCGATGGCCATCTCCTCGCCGGCCTGCAGCAGGTCGATCACCAGCGCCAGGTCCTGGATGATCTCCAGGTTGTCCCGGAAGCCGGTGCCCTTGACCGCGTCGGTGCGCCAGCAGATCGACGGGAAGTACAGCCAGTTGCCCTTCAGCAGGCTGACCGCCAGCTCCTCGCCGCCCATCGTGTACCGGCCGGTGCGCCGGGGTGCGTACAGCCGCCGCTTGGCCTCGTCGGCCAGCGAGCTGGCGGGCTTCCCGTCGCCGTCGATCACCTCGACGCCGGGCTGGATCATCGCCACGCCGGGGAAGGCCTCGATCGAGGTCCGGACGTTCGCCACGTAGTTCGGCAGCATCACGTCGTCGGTGCCCATGAACACCAGGTACTCGTACTCGGCCAGCCCCAGGCACTTGCGGTAGTTGCCGGTCACGCCGAGGTTCTGCTCGTTGCGGAAGTACCGCACCCGCGGGTCGCCGAGCTGCTCGAACCACTCCGGGACGCCCGGCTCCTTGCCGTCGTCGACGACGGTCAGGCGCCAGTCCCGGTCGGTCTGGGCCAGGACGCTCCGTACCGCCTCCTGCATCAGGGCGACATTGCCGTAGTAGGGGAGCAGCACATCGAGCGTGGTCATGTCGGGGCACATCCGCGGAGGTGAGTGGGAGGGCCCGGGGGCCCGGCGGCGGGCCCATCATACGTGCGCGCCCCGTGGCCGAACGGGTCGGCGGCGGGGCGCGCGGGCGGCTCCGGGACGGCTCAGTCCTGCCGCAGACTCCGGTAGAACTCCTGGCACTTGCCGTACTCGGGCAGCAGGCCGGAGGCGAGCGCCTCGGCCAGCGTGGGCGCCTCGGCGTCCTTCGCGGACAGCTGCGGGTCCTCCACCGGCCACTCGATGCCGAGCTCCGGGTCGAGCGGGTGCACGCCGTGCTCGCCGGTCGGGTTGTAGGTCTCCGAGCAGACGTAGGACAGCGTCGCGTCGTCGGTCAGCGCGCAGAAGCCGTGGCCCAGGCCCTCGGGGATGTACACCGAGCGGCGGTCGGCGTCGTCGAGCCGGACGAACTCCCACTTCCCGAACGCGGGGGAGCCGACCCGCAGGTCGACGACCACGTCCAGCACCGCGCCGCGCACGCAGCTGACGTACTTGGCCTGGCCGGGCGGCACGTCGGCGAAGTGCACGCCGCGCACCACGCCCTTCGCGGAGACCGACAGGTTGCCCTGGGCGAGGCGCAGCGGGTGCCCGACCACCTCGGACAGCTTGTCGAAGCGGTACCACTCCATGAACAGGCCGCGCGGGTCGCCGAACTGCTGCGGGGTGACCTCGAAGGCGCCGGGGATCGACAGTTCGCGGAACTTCACCGGGGGTTCTCCTCGTCCAGCAGGGCCAGCAGGTACTCGCCGTACCCGCTCTTGGTGAGCGGTTCGGCCAGGGCGCGCAGCTGCGCGTCGTCGATCAGTCCGGCCCGCCAGGCGGTCTCCTCCAGGCAGCCGATCTTGAAGCCCTGCCGCTCCTCGATGACCCGGACGAACTCGGAGGCCTGCACCATCGACACGAAGGTGCCGGTGTCCAGCCAGGCGGTGCCCCGGTCCAGCGTGGTGACGTGGAGCTGGCCGCGCCGCAGGTACTCCTCGTTGACCGAGGTGATCTCCAGCTCGCCGCGGGCGCTGGGCTCCAGCTCCGCCGCTATCCCGACCACCTGGTTGTCGTAGAAGTACAGGCCGGGCACCGCGTAGCGGGACTTCGGCTTCGCCGGCTTCTCCTCGATGGACAGCACCCGCCCGTCCTCGGCGAACTCCACCACGCCGTACGCGGTCGGGTCGGCCACCGGGTAGGCGAAGACCCGGCCGCCCTCGGGCGAGGTGTGCTGGGCGAGCCGGGTGCCCAGCCCGGAGCCGTGGAAGATGTTGTCCCCGAGGATCAGCGCCACCGACTCGTCGCCGATGAAGTCCGCGCCCAGCACGAAGGCCTGGGCGATGCCCTCGGGCTTCTCCTGCACCGCGTACTCCAGCCGCAGGCCGAACTGCGAGCCGTCGCCGAGCAGCCGCTCGAACTGGTCCCGGTCCTGCGGGGTGGTGATGATCAGGACCTCGCGGATGCCCGCCATCACCAGGGTGGAGAGCGGGTAGTAGATCATGGGCTTGTCGAAGACCGGCAGCAGCTGCTTCGAGACGGCCCGGGTCAGCGGCCAGAGCCGCGAGCCGGTGCCGCCTGCCAGGAGGATTCCACGCATGCGGGCAGCTTAGACCGACCGGCACATGGAGGGCGGCACCGCCCGGACTCGGCCCTCACCCCGCTCCTTCCCCCATCCCTCCACGTGCCGGTCGGTCTTACGGGGCCCGGCGGGGGCGGGGGAGACCGAGGGCGGGGGCCCGGGGCCCGGCGGGTAGACTGCCGCCACTATGCGCATCCTCGTGACCGGCGGAGCCGGCTTCATCGGTTCGGAGTTCGTCCGCCAGCTCCTCGGCGCGGATCCGGCCGCCCAGATCACCGTCCTCGACAAGCTCACCTACTCGGGCGTCGAGGCCAACCTCGCCCCGGTCGCGGGCCACGCGGGCTACGCCTTCATAAAGGCCGACATCTGCGACCCGGAGGCCGTCGACGCCGCGATGGCCGGCCACGACGTGGTGGTGCACTTCGCCGCCGAGTCGCACGTCGACCGCTCCATCGAGGGCGCCGGCCCGTTCGTCACCACCAACGTGCTGGGCACCCAGGTCCTGCTGGACGCCGCCCGCAAGCACGGCGTCGGCCGCTTCGTGCACGTCTCCACCGACGAGGTGTACGGCTCGATCTCCGAGGGCTCCTGGACCGAGACCTGGCCGCTGGTCCCGAACTCCCCGTACTCGGCCTCCAAGGCCGCCTCCGACCTGCTGGCGCTGGCCTACCACCGCACCCACGGCATGGACGTGGTGGTCACCCGCTGCTCCAACAACTACGGGCACTACCAGTTCCCGGAGAAGGTCATCCCGCTGTTCACCACCAACCTGCTGGACGGCCGGAAGGTCCCGCTGTACGGCGACGGCGGCAACATCCGCGACTGGCTGCACGTCTCCGACCACTGCCGCGGCATCGAACTGGCCATGAACAAGGGCCGGGCCGGCGAGGTCTACAACATCGGCGGCGGCACCGAGCTGACCAACAAGGAGCTCACCGGCCTGCTGCTGGAAGCGGCCGGCGCCGACTGGGACCGGGTCGAGCGGGTCGCCGACCGCAAGGGCCACGACCTGCGCTACTCGCTGGACATCAGCAAGATCAGCGAGGAGCTCGGCTACACCCCGCAGGTCCGCTTCGAGGACGGGCTGGCGGCCACCCTCGCCTGGTACCGCGACAACCGCGACTGGTGGGAGCCGCTCAAGGCCCGCACCGGTCTCCAGGGCTGAGCCGCGGAGAGGGAACCGTTCCCGTGAGCAACCCGATCGGCAAGCTGCTCGGCGCGCTGCCCCCCGGCGTCCGGCTGGTCGCCGGGGGCACCGTCGTCCTCGGCGCGTCCTCGTACATCTACCTGGCCCTGGCCGGCTACAGCCTGGACAAGAGCCAGGTGGCGGGGATCTCGGTGCTGTGGACCGTGGTCATGTCCGTCGGCTACGGGCTGTTCACCCCGGTCGAGCTGGAGCTCAACCGGCTGGTCTCCACCCGCGACGCGGTCGGCCAGGGGCCGCTGGCCGCCGCCCGCCGGGTCCTGGTGTTCACCGGGGCCGTGCTGGCCCTGGTGCTCGCGGTGATCGCCGCCGCCGCCCGGCCGATCGCCGACGCGCTGTTCTCCGGCGACCTCGGACTGGTGGTCGGCCTGGCCGGCGCGATGGTCGGACTGGCCGTCAGCTCGGTGGTCCGTGGCGTGCTGGCCGGCCTCGGCCGGTTCAAGCCCTACGGCCGGCAGCTCGCCGTCGACGGCGGCCTGCGGATCCTGCTGGCCGCGCTGCTCCCGCTGGCCGGCCTGCACTCGGCGGTCGCCTTCAGCCTGATCCTGGTGGCCGCGCCGCTGGCCGCCTCGGTGATCGGCCTGCGCGGCGTGCTGGCCGACCGCCGCGGCGGCCCGGCGCCGAGCTGGCCCGCGGTGGTCCGCGGGGTCGGCATGCTGACCGGCTCGACCCTGCTGTCCCAGCTGATGGTCAACGCCGCGGTGGTCAGCGTGAAGCTGCTCGCACCGCACGACAACGACCTGGTCTCCGCCCTGCTGAACGCCGTGGTGCTGGCCCGGGTCCCGCTGTTCGCCTACGCCGCGATCCAGGCCTCGCTGGTCTCCGCGCTCTCCGGCGCGGCCGCGGTGGGCGACCACGCGGAGTTCCGGCGCACCCTCACCCGGACGGGGGGGATCGTGGCCGCGATGTGCGCGCTGGCCGGCCTCCCGACCGTCCTGCTCGGGCCCGACCTGATCCGGTTGGCCTTCAACGCGGCCCCGGTGCTGGACCGCGCGGACTTCCTCTGGCTGGTCCTGGGCACGCTGTTCTTCATGCTGGCCACGGTGTTCGGCCAGGCCCTGCTCTCCGTCGGTCGGCACCGGCAGCAGCTGTTCTCCTGGCTGGCGGGCACCATTGTCCTGGCGGCCGTGACGCTGTTGCCCGGGCAGGTGGCACCGCGGGCAGAATTCGGCTACCTGGCTGGTGCCGCGATCAGCGCTGCTGGCATGCTGTGGTCGCTGGTTCGTTCGCTGTCCCACGGCCGGCGCCCAGCAGCCGACCGGGCGGCCGACGAACGGCACCCCGCACCGGCCGTACCCGGTACCTCGGACCGTTATGCGCGGTAGGCGTCGGACGTTTCGCACGGCACGACGGAGAACGTGCTGCGACCGCCGCGCCCACCGCCGCTGAAAGGCGAATCTTGTCGTGCGACTAACGATCATCACCTCCATCACCGGTGTACTGGTGCTGCTGTACATCCTCGAGCTGCTGCGGCGTCAGCAGCTCCGGGAGAAGTACGCGGTGATCTGGCTGGCCATCGGTCTCGCGGTGGCCCCGCTCGGCTTCTTCCCCGACCTGCTGGACTCCACCGCCCGCCGGGTCGGCATCGCGTCCGGCGTCAGCCTGGTGCTCTTCGCGGGCTTCGTCATGGTCCTGCTGGTCTGCCTGCACCTGAGCTGGGAGGCCAGCCGCCTGGAGGCCGAGACCCGCAGCCTCGCCGAGGAGGTCGCGCTGCTGCGCTCCCACCTGGTCGAGCACCACGGGTACCCGGTCAGCAAGCAGAACAAGGCGGAGACCGCCGACGACACCGAGGTGTACTCATGATCGACGGCAAGCGCGTCCTCATCATCCTGCCCGCCTGGAACGAGCAGGACGGCCTCCCCGGCGTCCTCAAGGAGATCCGCACGACCCTCCCGGGCGTGGACACCCTGGTGGTCGACGACGGCTCCACCGACCGCACCTCCGCGGTCGCCGCGGAGTTCGGCTCCCCGGTCGCCCAACTCCCGTACAACCTCGGCGTCGGCGGCGCGATGCGGCTGGGCTACCGGTACGCCTTCCTGCACGGCTACGACGTCGCCATCCAGGTCGACTCCGACGGCCAGCACGACCCGGCGTACGTCCCGGTGATGCTGGAGAAGCTCAAGGAGGCCGACCTGGTGATCGGCGCCCGCTTCGCCGGCCAGGGCGACTACACGGTGCGCGGCCCCCGCAAGTGGGCGATGAGCCTGCTGTCCGTGGTGCTCTCCCGGATCACCCGCACCAAGCTGACCGACACCACCTCCGGCTTCCGCGCCTCGAACAAGCAGCTGATCGAGTTCTTCGCGCAGTGGTACCCGGTGGAGTACCTCGGCGACACCATCGAGAGCATGGTCGGCGCCGCCCGCTGCGGCTTCGTCGTGCGCCAGGTGCCGGTCGCCATGCGCGAGCGGACCACCGGCACCCCCAGCGCCTCGCCGATCAAGGCCACCGTCTACCTGGGCCGGGCCGGCCTGGTCCTGCTGCTGGCGATGATCCGCCGGATGCCCAAGCACCTCAAGGCCCTGGCCCCCCGACGCGCCGGGAGCGGCCGCGTCCTGACTGGACAGTGAGCGGCATGACAGACCTGACCACCGAGCCGGCCGCCCCCGCGGCCGCCGCCCCCGGACGCGACTCCCGGCTGGGCCGGATCGGCGACCGGCTGCACGACCTCAAGCCCTGGCAGCTGCGGTCCGCCGAGTTCGTGGTGAGCATCGGCGCCTCCCTGCTCTTCCTGCGGCTGTGCATGCACATCAGCGTCAACCCGCTGCAGCGGGTCGGGCAGGTCAGCGGCCTGGCCAAGGTCCAGCAGTACGGCGCCCTGGTCGGCCTGCCGCTGCTGGCGGTGCTGCTCTACACCGCCTACCGCGGCAGCCTGCGCCGCCACCAGCTGGTCCAGCGCCTGGTCTGCGCCGCGGTGGCCGGCCTGGCCACCGGCGCGGTGGCCGGCGGCATCGCGGTCGCCCTGCACGGCACCCCCTTCGGCCTGGGCGGCCAGGAGGGCGACCCGGGCAACGTGATGGGCATGGCGAACAACATGATGACCGGGCACAAGCTGCTGCCCGGCGTCTACCCGCCGCTGTTCCCGGCCGCGCTCGCGGTGGTCGCCAAGGTCTTCCACCACGGCGTCTCCGGGGTCGGCTACGCCATGAAGGACCTCCAACTGGTGGTCACCGCGGTGGCCGGCCCGGCCACCTACCTGGCCTGGCGGCTGCTGCTGCGCCCGTTCTGGGCGGTCCTGCTGGCGGCCCCCGCGGCGATCCTGTTCATGGACCCGATCCGCCCGTACAGCCACATCACCATGCTGGTGATGATCCCGGTGCTGGCCGGCTGCCTGCGCGAGCTGCACCGGGCGTCCACCCTCTCCACCCGCTCGCTGCTGCTGCGCGCGGCCGGGTTCGGCGCCTCCTTCGGCATCCTGTTCCTGTGGTACTCGGGCTGGTTCATCTGGGCCGCGCCCGGCGTGATGCTGCTGGCCGTGTTCCTGGTGCCGTGGCGCGGCGGCCGGGCCCGGCTGCGCCCCGCGCTGACCTACCTCGGGGTGACCCTGCTGGCGGCCGGCGTCGTCGGCTCGCCGCTGCTGTACCAGATGGTCCGGCTGGGGGCGACCACCAAGGACCGGTACGCGTACGTGATGACGTACATCGACCCGGCGTACGTGATGGGCTGGGTCTCGGACCGCGAGGGCCACACCAACTACCACGTGTACCCGCAGACCGGGGAGCTGGCCGGGCAGAGCGCCTTCACCCTGCTGCTGCTGGCCGCGGTCGGCCTGGCGCTGGCGCTCGGGCTGCGCAACGTCGCGGTGCGCACCGCCGCCGCCGCGCTGATCAGCTCCTGGCTGCTGCGGTTCTGGTTCGCCTCGCACATGCAGCACGACCAGGCGGTGCAGCTGTACCCGCGCACCACCTGGATCATCATGTACACCCTGATCATCCTGGCGGTGTTCGGCCTGATGATGGCCTCCCAGCGCTCGGTGGGCTGGCTGCGCGGGGTCGGCGAGGCGGTCCGCCCGGCCCGGGCGATCACCCCGCAGGCGGTGGCCCGGGGCGTGGCCGGCGCGGTCTGCGCGCTGGCGCTGTTCGCCACCATGGGCGCCTCCTGGTCGGCCAACCGCTACATGCCGACCACCGAGGCCGGCGTCGAGGACATGGGCCTGGACGCGCTGCGCGCGCACCACATCAAGCAGCAGAACGGCACCTGCCCGAAGTACGCGGGCGGTGACTGCAGCGACATCAACATGGAGCTGGCCGAGTACACCTTCGGCCCGGACGACCTCCGGATCTTCTGCGGCAACGCCGACAAGGAGCAGTGGCCGCTGCAGTGCGGGCGCAACCGCCCCTGGTGACGGACCCCTCGCCCGATCGGGGCCGGTGCGGCGACGCCGCACCGGCCCCGATTGGCGTATCGCGCTCCTCCTGTGGCAGGATGTCCGGGTTGCTCGGTTGAGTACCGATGCTGCGCGCCTCCCGCCGGGAGGACCGGAAGCGAGTCCCATGTACTCGTCGTTCCCGTGAATGGCCGTTCATGTGCCCACGTGCTGTGTGTGGGTGCAGTGGTGTGTAAGCGACACCGCGGCAGCTGCGGGGCGAAAGTACGGGAATCTTCCGGGAAGCGTGTGCGGGGTACCGGCCCGGCTCACCCCAACCCCAGAAGTTCGAAACCGACGAGATGTTTCGCCGGTTTTTTGCAAGCGCGAGGGCGACACGCCCGAGCGCGGGGGTCGGAGGAGGAGTCGTGCAGCGACGTACGACACAAAGGACTACGAAGTAGCCATGGCGGGACAGAAGATCCGCATCCGGCTCAAGGCCTACGACCACGAGGTCATCGACTCCTCGGCGAAGAAGATCGTCGAGACGGTGATCAGGACTGGTGCGCAGGTCGCGGGCCCGGTGCCGCTGCCCACTGAGAAGAACGTTTACTGCGTCATCCGCTCGCCGCACAAGTACAAGGACTCGCGCGAGCACTTCGAGATGCGCACTCACAAGCGTCTGATCGACATCCTCGACCCCACGCCGAAGACGGTTGACTCGCTGATGCGTCTCGACCTGCCGGCGGGCGTCGACATCGAGATCAAGCTCTGAGAGGCGCACCGAAGATGGCTAAGCAGATTAAGGGCATCCTGGGCGAGAAGCTCGGCATGACCCAGGTCTGGGACGAGAACAACCGGGTCGTCCCGGTGACCGTCGTCAAGGCTGGGCCCAATGTCGTGACCCAGGTCCACACCGCCGACAGCCCGGCCGGCTACGACGCCGTCCAGATCGGCTTCGGCGAGATCGACCCCCGCAAGGTGAACAAGCCCCTCCAGGGCCACTTCGCCAAGGCCGGTGTCACCCCCCGCCGCCACCTGGTCGAGCTCCGTACCGCGGATGCGTCCGAGTACACCCTGGGCCAGGAGATCACCGCCGAGCTGTTCGAGGCGGGTGTCAAGGTCGACGTGACCGGCACCTCCAAGGGCAAGGGCTTCGCCGGTGTCATGAAGCGTCACAACTTCAAGGGCCTCGGCGCCGGTCACGGCACCCAGCGCAAGCACCGTTCGCCCGGCTCCATCGGTGGCTGCGCCACCCCGGGTCGTGTGTTCAAGGGCATGCGCATGGCGGGTCGGATGGGCCACGAGCGCGTGACCACCCAGAACCTGACCGTGCACGCGGTCGACGCGGAGAAGGGTCTGCTGCTCATCAAGGGCGC is part of the Kitasatospora cineracea genome and harbors:
- a CDS encoding glycosyltransferase family 2 protein — encoded protein: MIDGKRVLIILPAWNEQDGLPGVLKEIRTTLPGVDTLVVDDGSTDRTSAVAAEFGSPVAQLPYNLGVGGAMRLGYRYAFLHGYDVAIQVDSDGQHDPAYVPVMLEKLKEADLVIGARFAGQGDYTVRGPRKWAMSLLSVVLSRITRTKLTDTTSGFRASNKQLIEFFAQWYPVEYLGDTIESMVGAARCGFVVRQVPVAMRERTTGTPSASPIKATVYLGRAGLVLLLAMIRRMPKHLKALAPRRAGSGRVLTGQ
- the rpsJ gene encoding 30S ribosomal protein S10 produces the protein MAGQKIRIRLKAYDHEVIDSSAKKIVETVIRTGAQVAGPVPLPTEKNVYCVIRSPHKYKDSREHFEMRTHKRLIDILDPTPKTVDSLMRLDLPAGVDIEIKL
- the rplC gene encoding 50S ribosomal protein L3, translating into MAKQIKGILGEKLGMTQVWDENNRVVPVTVVKAGPNVVTQVHTADSPAGYDAVQIGFGEIDPRKVNKPLQGHFAKAGVTPRRHLVELRTADASEYTLGQEITAELFEAGVKVDVTGTSKGKGFAGVMKRHNFKGLGAGHGTQRKHRSPGSIGGCATPGRVFKGMRMAGRMGHERVTTQNLTVHAVDAEKGLLLIKGAIPGPNGGLVLVRTAAKGL